Part of the Kiritimatiellia bacterium genome, TGATCACCATCGCCCGCCCGGTGCAGCGGCTCCCCATCGAACACCACCGCGGAGGGAATTTTCTCCTGTTCCGCAAACCGACCCAACCGGTGGAGCAACGCGATCATGTCACGCGGGCCTGGCCGCTGCTCCGGCCGCACACCGAGCAACGCACGGCCGTCCACAATCATGCGCGCGCTCACGGCTGGCGTGTCGGAGGAAAACAGCCCCGCTATCGCTTCCAGCAGACCCATGGGAACTCCTGTTCGTTCATCCGGCGCGCTGTGCGATCGGCGCACCTGCTCCGCCGCGCCGCAGTTCGGCTGCATTCGTTCCTCGCCGACCGGCACGGCCCACGCGGGCAGTCTAGGCGACGCCCACCCAGGGTTCAAGTTGCGCAGCCCATCACCCGGACGCCCGGTCACCAGCGGTAGTAACGATACGGATCGTCGTCCGCCACCGGCGGCTGCAGATAGAAGCTGCGGAGCCACGGACCCGGCCGGGCCAGGTATGGCGGCGTGAGGATTCCGCCCGCCTCCCGCGCCGCGTGCACCAGCACAACCAGCTGGTTCCCGCGCTCGCGCAGCCGGTTGCGCGGCAGCGAGATGGATCGGGAGTGCACGTGGCAGGTCTTCGGATGGCTTTTCCACGTCACCTCGTCCAGCAGCTCGTCATTCAGCCACACCCAGGATTCCGCGCCGGTGGGCCCCAGCTCGAGCGTGAGATCCTGTTGCTCAAATCCGGGTGGCAGATCGAAGGCCAGCCGGTACCAGTACGGCCCGCTGTAGCCGTTCATCTCCGGCGAGAGCAGGTGAATCGGCGAGGGCACCTGCACCAGCGGCCAGGAACGGTCATCATGGTCGGCTCGCCACCACCCGTTGGTGCGGCCCTCCCGCTTCGGGTCGGGCTGACCACGCCAGCCGTTGGTCCAGCAGATTGCAACCGGCACCGCCGGCTGTTCGAGCAACTCGACCACCGGATTGCGGGCGGCGGCGCCGAGGTTGTGCAGCAGCCGCGATACCAGCCAGAGCGTGCGCCGGCAGGTCGTGCGCAGCCTCGGGCTTCGCTCCGCGTCGAAGTGCCACGGTGCCACCTGCAGCGCGACCACCGCCCCCCGCCCACGCTGCCAGACTCGCAGCGCGGGATGTCCCTCGCCCCGGAGCGCGGAGATCGTTGGTCGGGTCCGCCAGTAGAGCTCGGCCGGCGAGATGCCGCGCAACAGTGGCTCTGCCCCCACGTCATCGCCGAACTCCGCCCGCGAAACCGGCGCGGACGGCCGCGCGTCGAGACCCGGCGCCCACGCGCGCAGCAGCTCCGCGTCGAGTCCCAGCGCCAGCACGTGCGCACCCGCCTCCACCGCCTCTTGCAGCTTCTGCGGCGGCCGGGCCCCCGGCCCGGCAACCAGCAGCAGCGACGCCGAGGGCTCCACCGCCGACGGCAGCGGTGCGGCATCCACCCCCAGATCGCGCAACAGCGTCGCGCCCCGATCGTCCCCCGCGTACAGCACCCGGCGAGCCGACGCTGCCGGCGCGCTCTGCAGATGCCTCAGCAGTCGGCGCACCAGATCCTCCGCGACCGGCTCCGGCGACGTCCGGTGGGCCACTTCGAGCTGACAAAACACCAGCCGCCCCGCACCCACCGTGGTCTCGAGCAGCGGGCTGTACTGCAGATCAAACCCCCCGTCCACCAGCGGCAGCCAGTCACCTCGCTCGGGTTTCTCCACCAGTACCGACGCGACCGCGTGCAAATTGCCCGCGCGCCACACCCGCGTGTTGCGGAACCCCTGCCACAGCCACGTGGGGTCGGTCGGTTCGAACGCCGGCGTCTCAAGATACGGCGGGATCAACGTCGAGGCGCCGTTCCAGTACGCGAAGTGGACGTCGCGTAGGCCCGCCAGCGCGGGGTGGGCCGCGCTCCGCACGAAAAACTGTCGCAGCGCATGAAGATTTGCGCGAAAACCGCGTTCCCACATTCGCTCGATGTCCTGCGCCAGCACCAAGACCCTCACCCCATTGCTGACGGCCCGGAACAGCGGCATCGGCCGCCCGCAGAGGTCCGGATGCGACCAGGCGCGCTCGCCAATCACCACCACGTCGCCCGGCCGAAGGTCCTCGCCCTGCAGCGAAACGCCGCGATACGGCACATCGACCCGCCGCAGCAGCGCCTCCGTGGCACCAACGGGATCCAGCAGCCGAACCGCTCGGTCCGGCCCATCGGACCGCCGCGCCGATAGCACCGTGAACACAAACTCATCGGTCTGGAGCTCGCCCGTGTCGAACTCCACACGCGCCTGTAACCGCAGCGGCCCCGGCGGCGCGGATGCCGGAACGCGCGCCGTCAGCGGCAGAAAGTGTCGACCACCCGCTTCGATGGTGCCGCGGCCATCCCCCCGCTCCGCGCCCCGCCCTTCTCCCAGCTGCCACTCATAGCGGTAGCGCCGGGTTCTCCGTGTGTCGTTCAGCACCACCACGGACTTCGTGACCCGGCTGCCCGGTAGCACCAGGTGCCGCTTCTCGGTGAATCGTCGCTCAGAGGCCGCCGTGGGCCCGCCGGGGCCGTGATCGGATGGATCGCCCCCAATGAACGCACACAGCGGCTGGTTCCAGCGCGCGAACACTCGTCCGATGGCCGTGGGTTCAAAGTGTTCCCGAGGGCCGGGATCGTAGATGTACTGGTCCTCCGCCCGCCGGAAGTCCGGCACGATCCCCGGCCGCTGCAGATCGCGATAGCGGGCGGGATGTTCCACCGTTGCGGTCGGCCGCACCCTACGCCACAGCCTCGCCTGATCCCACGGCAACATCGCGGAAATGCCCCACGCCCGATGGGACCTCCAGTTGTCCGCCGCAAACTGCGCGACCACCTCCTGGTGCATGGAATCCTGCCGCGACAGCTGCGACGCCAGCTCCCCCCAGTAGAACGGCCGCCCCTCCGCCCACAGCCGCTCCTCCACCTCCAACACTGCATCGAGAGCCGGATTCGACGCATACGCCCGCCCGCCCAGATACGCCGCCGCGAATTCCGCCACCCAGGCGCACTGCAGTGCCGGATTCCGCCAAATGAACAGTGGACCGCGATAGCTCGACCAGCTGGCAATGTGCGGCAGCCCCCATTCGACAAAGAACATCGGCTTACGGCCGGCGGTGCTCCAATGCGCCAGCCAGTCGCTCCGCTCCTGCAGTGGCGCCCAGTTGAGATAGATGTTCACCGTGTAGAGATCCCCGAGATTCCCCGAGTGGTGGTGGTAAATCGGACGGTCGGGGTCAAGCCGGCGCGCGATGTCGGCGGCCAGCTCCGCCTGCGCCCGCGAACGCCGGCGGACTAACGGGCGACTCGCCGACGGCGCCCGGCCGACGAGGTCCGGATCGAAGACTCCGTCCATCTTCAGTGGATTCTGGTCCCCGTAGTAGCCGGTGCTGTTGTGGTTCATCGCATAGAAAATCACCGCCGGGTGGTTCTGCACACGCCGGATCAGCCACTCCGCGAGGCGGCGGTACGCCGCCGCGAACGCCGGTTCATCCAGCTTCCACTCGAAGTCGCGCGCATGCGGCAGCGAGAAGCTCATCAAGATTCCGCGGCGGTCGCAGGCGTCGAGCAGCGCGTCGAGATAGCCGATCTCGCCCGGCCGCACGTCATAGTTGGCCATGATCAGAAAGTTGAAGCCGTACTCCCGCATTCGCTCCACCAAACGCTCCGCCGCTTCTGCGTCTGCCATGTGCGCGGCGCTGTTCGCGGTGGCGACGTGCAGTGCGCGAAGATGGATCGGCACGCCGTTGAGCAGAATGTCGCGGCCCGCAATCCGGATGTCACGGAAACCGAACCGCACCGGCGACATCTCGTCGAGTATCGTCCCCTGTTCATCGCACAAAGCCACAGAAAGCTCGAGCAAGTTCTCCGGTGTGTCCACATCCCACAGTGGCGCGTCCGCCCAGTCGGCCGCGACCGCCACCCGGCCCTCGCGCGGCTCCACGCGGTCCCATTCGAACGTCCGCAGCGTGTGTCCGCGGTGCCGCACCGTCGCCCACAGCCGGTATGCCGCCCGCGAAATGTTCTCGAGCCCGATGTCCAGCCCCAGACGGCGATCACCAACCGACGGCACCGCGCGCACGTCCCGAATGCGATCTGCCGTCGGTACCGACTCCAGGAAGACGTCCCCCGTGATACCTCGCAGCCGCACGCCCGCCGACTGCCGCGCCGCCTCTTCGGGCGAGAGAAATTCATCGCGCCCATTTTTCAGCGGCCGCGCGGTGACGCGCAGCGCAAGCTCATGGGCGCCGCCTGGCCGCACCGAGTCGGTGATGTCCAGTTCGCCGCCCGGGAACCACACCTCGCCCACAGCGCGGCCGTCCACAAAAACCGCCGCATGGGTCTGCAGCATCGTGAACACCAGGCGCACCCGCCGACCCGCCCAGCCGGCCGGAATCTGAATGCGGCGACGATACCAGGCCCGCTCGAGATTCCGCAGGTCACAGTCTCTCGGATCGATCGAGGGAGCCGCGTGAATCACCTGCGGGGCCGTCTCGAGATCGTCCTCGCCACTCGGCCAGATGCCGGGCACCTTGAACCACCCCCAGTGCGACCCGCCAGGCGGCACACGATCGGCCTCATCACCCGGCAGCACGGGCCGGAACCGCCACAGACCGTTCACGCAGAGGCGGGCGCGAGTACGGCTGCTGAGCGTTGCGGCGGCCGCCGCCTCCCACGGGTCGCCGGCAAACCCCTCCGGCAACGGCGCGTCCACCGGCCGTTCTGGCCGCACCCGGCCGACGACGATTCGGATGTCGTCAAAATCCGCGCGCCCTGTCCGGCCGAGGTTGGAGGCGCTGATCAGCAGCGTCTTCGCACCACGTGGGATCAGGTACTCGCGCTCGAACTCAAACCAGTCGCTTGTCCCGCTCGCGTGGGGGACCGCTGGCCACTCCCCCACGCGGCTGCCGTCCGCCCCGTGGAAGCTCATCGCCAAACGTGCATCCTTCCAGCTTTCGTCGCCGCGTTCGACGCCATGCACGCGCATCCGCAGCGACAGGCGCAGCGTCCACCAGTCTGGATGCAGTTCGATCCGCAGTGGAACCCCCAGACCGCCCCGCTCGATCCGTAAAAACCGGCGGCCGTCCTCCCGCACCACGGATGCGCCGGACATCTTCGGCCACGGCGGCGCCCAGTCGTCGCCCGCCTCGAAATCGCCGTTGGGCACCAGATTGGTCGCCGGCCCCGCACCTGCACTGAGCCGCAACCCGAGCATCAAGCCGCACACCCAGTGCCAACAGCGCTGCCGGTTCATCTGCTCGCTCCTTGAACGGGCCGTCAAAGCCGCCCGACGGGCTGATAGCGAGCTTAGCCGGCACGGTGCCGCAGTCAATGAACCGCATGGCCTCCGCCCACCACGCACACGGCGCCCGGTCGCCACCCCACCCACCCAACAGAGCCGAGCCGCTTGTGAGTACGTGCTGACCGGCAATAATGCGGCCGGGGATTCGATGATGCACGCAAGATTGTTGTGGCGACGCGCGTTCGGGTGGGGTTGTGTGGCGGCGGCAGCAGCGGCGGGGGACATGCTGCGGATGCCGGCCATTTTCAGCGACGGGATGGTTCTGCAGCGGGGCCGACCGATCGCGGTCTGGGGCTGGGCTTCACCGGGTGCGACGGTGACGGTGCGCCTGGCGAACGCCGTCACGCAGGTCGTCGCCGCCGCCGACGGCGCCTGGCGAGCCGTGCTGCCTGCAATGCCGTCGGGCGGACCTCATGAGCTCTCGGTCACCTCTGGCGGCGGCGCGCGGACGGTACGCGACGTCGTCGTCGGCGAGGTGTGGGTGTGCTCCGGCCAGTCGAACATGGCGATGCCGGTGCGCGACAGCACCGACGCGGAAGAGGCGGCGCGCGCGGCGTTCCCGCTGCTGCGAGCGTTCCGATCGGACGCGGTTCCGCTGCCCCAGCCCACCAATGACATGCCGGGCGTGTGGCTTCGTGCGGACTCGCCGGCGGTGACCAACTGGTACGCGACCGCGTTCTACTTTGGCCGGCGACTTCACCGCGAGCTCGGCGTACCCGTAGGTCTGCTGATGGTCGCCTGGGGCGGCACGCCGGTCGAAGCGTGGATGCCTCGCCCCCTGCTCCAGCAGCTGCCCGCCGCCGCGGAGTTCCTCACCAATAGCGACGCCTACCCAGCGCGATATCCCGACCTGCTGCGAGAGTGGGAAGAGCGGCGCACAAAACTGCTGGCCGCCGGACGCTCCAACGAGCTGCGTCAGCTCCGCAAACCCGTGCCGCCCGACCGCAATCCCAGCCTCGCCGCCGTGCAGTACAACAGCCGCATCGCGCCGATCACGCAGTATCCGATCCGCGGCGCGATCTGGTATCAGGGCGAGGCGAACAGCCATGGCACCCGTGCGCTCTCCTACGCAGAACTGCTCAGCGCGCTGATCGCGCAGTGGCGACGCGACTGGGACGACGAGTTCCCGTTCGGCATCGTTCAGCTGCCCGGGTTCCGCGCGCCGTCCCCGGCACCGGTGGAGTCGAACAGCACCTGGGCGGTGATGCGGGAGCAGCAGCTACGGGTGGTCCGCAGCGTTCCGCGCACGGGCCTGGCCGTGACGGTGGACCTCGGCGAGGCCGACAACGTTCATCCGAAGCGAAAGACCGAGGTCGGCGAACGCCTCGCCGCATGGGCGCTGCGTGAGGTGTACGGCCGGCGGGAGGTGATGCCGTGCGGGCCGCTCTACCGCGAAATGCGAACAGAGAGCGGCGCCATCCGCGTCCGTTTTGACTACGCGCGGGGCCTGCACGCCCGGGGCGGTGAACCGGCCGCGCTGGCGATTGCCGGCACGGATCGCGTGTGGCGGGCGGCGATGGGGCGCATTGAGGACGAGGAGCTGGTGGTGTCCTCCCCCGAGGTGCCGCGGCCGGTCGCGGTGCGGTATGGCTGGGCGGACAACCCTCCCTGCAACCTGTACAACGATGCGGGGCTGCCGGCCTCGCCCTTCCGCACCGATGACTGGCCGCTCGATCTGCGATCCGCGCCGGTGCGCGCCGCGCCCACCAACTCTCCGTCGCGGCGCTCGCCCGCCGGCGCGCCAGCCGCAGCGGCCGCTCAGCGATGATTGGAGGCAACGGCGCCCCGCGGGCTGCCTGAGCCCCACCACGCGCGTGGACGCGGGCGCTGCAGGCATGGTGCCTCTGCTCAGCCGCCCACCCCCGGACCTCACACTCGGAGGGCGCGGCTCCACCCGGCCCGCAATCCCGCGCTACGCCGGCGGCGCTGGAACGGCGCGCTCTCGACGCGTTCGGCGGCGAAGTTCTGATTGGATCCGGCGCCAGGAGTTCCACGCCGGCCGCGATTCAGCCCCGCTGGGGGTCTGCGTGAGGCGGGCACGCCGGCCACCCTGCCCCGGTCGTTCAGCGGCTGTCACCCAAGGGCCGCCGGCTGGCCGCCTCAAGGATACGGGCAAGGTCCTCGTCCAGCAGCAGCCGTTCGGCCCGAAGCTGGAGCGCCGCCAGCGCAATGCGCGCCAGGTACAGTTCGCGCGTCGGGTACCGCTCGCGGATCGAGGGGCGCGGATCCCCCCGCGCCTGCCGTTCCTCCGGCGTGCTCGCGAATCCCACAAACATGCCCTCGGAGCTCGCCAGCTGGCCCTCCACGCCATGCGCAGGTGCCCGCAGGTTCCATCCTGCATAGGTGCCCAGCGGCACCTCCACGTCTGGGAGCCGAACTCCGCCCACTTCGTTGCCGTCCGCATCCACCGCCGGTACCCGCACCGGCCAGGCCGGTCCAACGTGCGGCGGGATGCGATCCGCGATGCCCTCGGTGAAAAATCGCGGACCGAAGTCCAGCCGGCGGGGTTCGTACGCCGCCGCGGGGAGATCCACGCCCGGAATTCGGGGAAACTGCCGGCGAAACTCCTCCACGGTGATCAGCGTGCGGTCCGCCAAGCGGGGATAGCGGGAGGCCGGCGGCTCGACGCCGCGGCTGACCCATTCGTCGAGCGCAACGAACAGCGCACGCAAAATCGGCCCACGATCGTCAAGAGGATTGCGGGGTTGTCGGCATGTGGCCGGGTTGGTCGGCCCCGCACCAAGGTGATGCGAGCCGGCGATCCAGTACAGCCGCACCTCCGGCGGCAGCTCCAGGTCGTGTTGCGCCGCCGGATCGGTGTGCAGCAACGAGGCGGCGCGCGTCCAGTATTCGGATGAGGTCTGCGTGAACATCATCTTCGGCACGCAACCGGCGGCACGCGCCCGCTCGAGCGTGTCGCCGCGCTGACCCGTCACCGGATCCTCGGTCGCGGCAGGCGACATCGGGAAAAACTCCGACGCCGCGTAGAATCCCTCGTGCGGAGCCCCCCACTCGGTCGTCATCCGGAACCGGTGGTTGAACATCCCCTTGCCCGCACCGGCGGCGTGAATGAGAAGACCGTCGAACACCAGTCGGCCGGCCTCATCCGCGTTGAATCCCTCGTAGACGAAGTGGTTCAACAGCCGGCCGGACTGCGAAATGCCCAGCGCGTACACCCGCTCCACCGCGCCGGCCAGCGGATTTTCTCCGGCCGGTCCGCGGGCGGGAGCATGACGGAGAAAGGAAATCGTGTCGCGGATCGCGGCCAGCCCCAGACCCGTCACGCGCGGCGATGCGGCGGTATAGATCAGATCGTACAGCCAGCCCGGCCGAAAGCCGTCTTTCAACCATAGGTGCGTCAGTTCAGGCAACGGTTCACCGTTTTCGCCGCGGCCGAACGCCCATCGATCGTGCGGAATCTCCACCACCGGTGCGCCACGGCGTTCACACATCGTCAGCGTGGCCAAGCGGTGATCGGGCGTCGCCGGGGGGTAGGCCGCAAAGATCCCCCACGGACTCCACGAGAACGCGCGGCTGTGTACCGGCTCGGTGGTGCAGAATTCGACCATCGTCGGTCCGGTGATCGTGCGACCGTTGTCGGTCGCGACCGGCGCATGCATCAGCAACCGCCCGGTACGGTCGTCCACCACGTCGCCGTTCCAGCCGCACGAAAACAACGCCACACCCTGCCGCATCAAAAAGCCGTTGCCGACATGGGCGAGGGACACCGGCCGGTTCGTGCGTTCGCCGCCGTTGAGCGTCCACAGCGCCAGCATGTTCCCGCGGTTGTTCACGTCGTAAAGCAGCCGGCGGCTGCCCCGCGCCGGATCCACCGGCTTGAGCAAATAAAAATCGGTCCAGAACTCGACACGACCCCGTGCATTTCGTGGTGCGAAGCGCAGGTCGGTGATCCGCGCGTTCGCCGGCAGCCCGGGGTCGGTCTCCAGATACATCCGGCCCTCAATCACCTCATAGGGGCCGGCCGCTCCGAAGCCGACTCCCTCCGCGAAGAGGGCGCGGCGCGAAACCTCGACGCGCACCACTTCCGCGCTGGCGACCGACAGGCCCGCGCACCCAACTGCCACCAGCAGGCATGCGGTGCGAACTCGCCCTGAACGCCAACCTCTCTTCATTATCGAACGCTCCCTTCGGTTGCGGATGGTGCTGGATTGTCACGCGCCGGCGCCGCCGGTACCAGTCGGATCGCCGCCCCGCGGTCCGCACCCAGTGCGAGCACAAGTTCGCTCGTCGCATCCACGCGCCGGCGCTCCACCCGCACCTTCGTCGCGGTGGGCACCGAGGCGTCATCCCGGTACAGCACGGCTTCGTAGAACCGGTTCGGATCCAGAAATGGGAGCCGAATGTTCAATGTTCGCGGTGTTTCCGCGTTCATCGCGCCGATGAACCACTGCTCGCCCGAGCGCCGCGCAATCACCGCGAACTCCCCGATGCGCGCAGCCAGCACGCGCGTGTCATCCCAGACAGTGGGCATGTGGTTCCAAAACTCCAACTCCGGTTCGTCTCTCGACTGCGCCGGCCGGTCGTACCAGAACAAAAACTGCCACGGACTGAAGATCACCACCGGCTTTGCGAGCTGGTGAGCATGTCCCCACAGTCGGGGCACGCGCTCGCTGTAGTAACACACGGTGTGGTCCGCCGGTCCCGCCAGTGCGCGGGTGAATGCGGTGATCAGTGTCTGGCGTGTCGGAGGGCTTTCCTCATCGCCCCGCACGCCCTCGACGGTCATCAGGTTGGGCCAGGTTCGACGAACACCGGTCTCGCGGTACTCGTCGTGCACGTCCACCATCAG contains:
- a CDS encoding alpha/beta hydrolase domain-containing protein, coding for MKRGWRSGRVRTACLLVAVGCAGLSVASAEVVRVEVSRRALFAEGVGFGAAGPYEVIEGRMYLETDPGLPANARITDLRFAPRNARGRVEFWTDFYLLKPVDPARGSRRLLYDVNNRGNMLALWTLNGGERTNRPVSLAHVGNGFLMRQGVALFSCGWNGDVVDDRTGRLLMHAPVATDNGRTITGPTMVEFCTTEPVHSRAFSWSPWGIFAAYPPATPDHRLATLTMCERRGAPVVEIPHDRWAFGRGENGEPLPELTHLWLKDGFRPGWLYDLIYTAASPRVTGLGLAAIRDTISFLRHAPARGPAGENPLAGAVERVYALGISQSGRLLNHFVYEGFNADEAGRLVFDGLLIHAAGAGKGMFNHRFRMTTEWGAPHEGFYAASEFFPMSPAATEDPVTGQRGDTLERARAAGCVPKMMFTQTSSEYWTRAASLLHTDPAAQHDLELPPEVRLYWIAGSHHLGAGPTNPATCRQPRNPLDDRGPILRALFVALDEWVSRGVEPPASRYPRLADRTLITVEEFRRQFPRIPGVDLPAAAYEPRRLDFGPRFFTEGIADRIPPHVGPAWPVRVPAVDADGNEVGGVRLPDVEVPLGTYAGWNLRAPAHGVEGQLASSEGMFVGFASTPEERQARGDPRPSIRERYPTRELYLARIALAALQLRAERLLLDEDLARILEAASRRPLGDSR
- a CDS encoding sialate O-acetylesterase; the protein is MHARLLWRRAFGWGCVAAAAAAGDMLRMPAIFSDGMVLQRGRPIAVWGWASPGATVTVRLANAVTQVVAAADGAWRAVLPAMPSGGPHELSVTSGGGARTVRDVVVGEVWVCSGQSNMAMPVRDSTDAEEAARAAFPLLRAFRSDAVPLPQPTNDMPGVWLRADSPAVTNWYATAFYFGRRLHRELGVPVGLLMVAWGGTPVEAWMPRPLLQQLPAAAEFLTNSDAYPARYPDLLREWEERRTKLLAAGRSNELRQLRKPVPPDRNPSLAAVQYNSRIAPITQYPIRGAIWYQGEANSHGTRALSYAELLSALIAQWRRDWDDEFPFGIVQLPGFRAPSPAPVESNSTWAVMREQQLRVVRSVPRTGLAVTVDLGEADNVHPKRKTEVGERLAAWALREVYGRREVMPCGPLYREMRTESGAIRVRFDYARGLHARGGEPAALAIAGTDRVWRAAMGRIEDEELVVSSPEVPRPVAVRYGWADNPPCNLYNDAGLPASPFRTDDWPLDLRSAPVRAAPTNSPSRRSPAGAPAAAAAQR